The following are encoded in a window of Dioscorea cayenensis subsp. rotundata cultivar TDr96_F1 chromosome 16, TDr96_F1_v2_PseudoChromosome.rev07_lg8_w22 25.fasta, whole genome shotgun sequence genomic DNA:
- the LOC120279371 gene encoding uncharacterized protein LOC120279371: MEVEAPGLLRYFIGAAIMIAGVVLPLVYMMFRNKRSSAPSSFSKQTSKGLI; encoded by the exons ATGGAGGTGGAGGCACCGGGGTTGCTGCGGTACTTCATTGGAGCGGCGATCATGATTGCCGGCGTTGTGCTTCCTCTTGTCTATATGATGTTCCGCAACAAGCGTTCTTCGGCTCCTTCGTCGTTTTCCAAGCAGAC GAGCAAAGGTTTGATTTAG